In Flavobacterium sp. CS20, a single window of DNA contains:
- a CDS encoding DUF4932 domain-containing protein codes for MNITIDERIETLYSVAFLNDYFLINKHENLYKKKLRKNLQSLKNHKAVQLFDSLSKNYNFSYYRTVEWVLQFSDFPEFKKIKEKADNHKTVSKSKEYLLENFREELIKFNQDTLFQSYLGEIKPINQKVISQIKESQTISELPTYLEKFYGKKLNSYNLILSPLLHSGGFNSEIINQNGEKEVYALIGPNGEIDFMPYFEKNYLETDLILHEFGHSFVNPLMEKHDKEIESLKSKYFTEKLEKYSKYQGYSEWKFVFNELLIRATTIQIAEKHFGNEKVKELLEYEKSIGFELVENILGILKEYEQNRNKFTDFDKFYPTLIERMK; via the coding sequence TTGAACATCACGATTGATGAAAGAATTGAAACGCTATATTCGGTAGCATTTTTAAACGACTACTTCTTGATTAATAAACACGAAAATCTATACAAAAAGAAACTTCGAAAAAATTTACAATCACTAAAAAACCACAAAGCTGTTCAACTTTTCGACAGTTTATCAAAAAACTACAATTTTTCCTATTATCGAACGGTAGAATGGGTTTTACAGTTTTCCGACTTTCCCGAATTCAAAAAAATAAAGGAAAAAGCGGATAACCACAAAACGGTTTCAAAATCTAAAGAATATCTTCTCGAAAACTTCAGGGAAGAACTCATAAAATTCAATCAAGACACGCTTTTCCAATCTTATTTGGGCGAGATAAAGCCAATAAATCAAAAAGTTATTTCTCAAATAAAAGAGTCGCAAACAATTAGCGAATTGCCCACATATTTGGAAAAATTCTATGGCAAAAAACTCAATTCATACAATCTTATTCTTTCGCCATTGCTTCACTCTGGCGGTTTCAATTCAGAAATTATCAATCAAAACGGAGAAAAAGAAGTTTATGCATTAATTGGTCCAAATGGAGAAATTGACTTTATGCCATATTTTGAAAAAAACTATTTAGAAACGGATTTAATACTTCACGAATTTGGTCACTCATTTGTAAATCCTTTAATGGAAAAACACGACAAGGAAATAGAAAGCTTAAAATCTAAATACTTTACAGAAAAACTTGAAAAATATTCTAAATACCAAGGCTACAGCGAATGGAAATTTGTGTTTAACGAACTTTTGATAAGAGCAACTACAATACAGATAGCCGAAAAGCATTTTGGGAATGAAAAGGTAAAAGAACTCTTGGAATACGAAAAATCAATCGGATTTGAGTTGGTAGAAAATATTTTAGGAATTTTAAAAGAGTACGAACAGAATAGAAACAAATTCACGGACTTCGATAAGTTTTACCCAACACTAATCGAACGGATGAAATAA
- the ltrA gene encoding group II intron reverse transcriptase/maturase, which yields MIFNEEHKSQPITKLQVNEAFKQVKANKGSAGVDGVTIEMVSKNPRKYLYPLWNRMSSGSYFPKTVRQVLIPKGNGDFRPLGIPTVVDRVAQQIITTELENEVEPHFSPNSFGYRPNKSAHEAIEQCRINCMKNSWVIDLDIKGFFDNIDHELLLKAVEHYTNKKHILLYVKRWIEVAVELPDGTIKPSEGKGTPQGGVISPVTANIFMDIVFDKWIAKNYPENSFERYADDIIVHCKNIKQALRLLEAIKQRLKDCKLELNQEKSKIVYCRRNQKRQPPFKVRYQEFDFLGFTFKPRMEKKGGKMRLGFSPAISQKSISRITSELAKMKIHRWVHLPLSKIAYQLKLKIRGWLNYYGVYRKSEMRRLFKTLNQRLYKWVRNKYKRFKKKHWYYSLKHLQGIAESYPNMFEHWKYEGFRP from the coding sequence ATGATTTTTAATGAAGAACACAAGTCGCAACCGATAACAAAGTTGCAAGTAAATGAGGCTTTTAAACAAGTAAAAGCCAACAAAGGGAGTGCAGGAGTAGATGGAGTAACCATTGAAATGGTAAGTAAGAACCCCCGCAAGTATTTGTATCCATTATGGAACAGAATGTCGAGTGGGAGCTACTTTCCAAAAACTGTACGCCAGGTACTTATACCCAAAGGAAACGGAGATTTTCGACCCTTGGGCATACCTACCGTTGTGGATCGGGTAGCACAGCAAATAATAACCACTGAATTGGAAAATGAGGTAGAACCTCATTTTAGTCCAAACAGCTTTGGGTATCGACCGAATAAGTCGGCACACGAAGCCATTGAACAATGCCGAATCAACTGTATGAAAAACAGTTGGGTAATTGACTTGGACATCAAAGGGTTCTTCGATAACATTGACCATGAACTACTGCTGAAAGCGGTAGAACATTACACCAATAAGAAACACATCTTATTGTATGTAAAACGGTGGATAGAAGTTGCAGTAGAACTACCCGACGGTACAATCAAACCGTCCGAAGGAAAAGGCACACCACAAGGCGGAGTAATCAGCCCTGTAACAGCCAATATTTTTATGGACATCGTGTTTGATAAATGGATAGCCAAGAATTATCCTGAAAACTCTTTTGAGAGGTATGCGGATGATATTATTGTTCATTGCAAGAATATCAAACAGGCATTGCGTTTATTGGAGGCAATAAAACAACGATTAAAAGACTGCAAATTGGAATTAAACCAAGAGAAGTCGAAAATCGTTTATTGCCGAAGAAATCAAAAACGCCAACCGCCTTTTAAAGTGAGGTATCAGGAGTTCGACTTTTTGGGCTTTACATTTAAACCGAGAATGGAGAAGAAAGGAGGGAAGATGCGATTAGGCTTTTCTCCTGCCATCAGTCAAAAGAGTATTAGTAGAATAACAAGTGAATTGGCAAAGATGAAAATCCACCGCTGGGTGCATTTACCATTGAGCAAAATCGCTTATCAGCTAAAGCTCAAAATACGAGGATGGCTCAACTATTACGGAGTGTATCGAAAGTCCGAAATGCGTAGGTTGTTCAAGACCTTGAATCAACGATTATACAAATGGGTACGCAACAAATACAAACGGTTTAAAAAGAAGCATTGGTATTATTCACTTAAACATCTGCAAGGTATAGCAGAGAGCTATCCGAATATGTTTGAGCATTGGAAATACGAAGGCTTTAGACCGTGA
- a CDS encoding helix-turn-helix domain-containing protein, which yields MKSKKEHRRKKSYQKVTLETKLLVVDQIVNGQLSRKVASKKYDVPRTTISYWLRIYSTLAQQKIGMSKNQEIKKLKEKIEELEFVKDFQQDIIADMELITGMDMAKKSLPKTLAKEIERKKKDRIKENGSMDVLGSLNKPSTNDLKPNKNNK from the coding sequence ATGAAATCAAAAAAAGAACATCGGCGAAAAAAAAGCTACCAAAAAGTAACTTTAGAAACCAAATTATTAGTTGTTGACCAAATCGTAAACGGTCAGCTCTCAAGAAAAGTCGCCTCAAAGAAATATGACGTTCCTCGGACAACTATTTCCTACTGGCTAAGAATTTATAGTACCTTAGCCCAACAAAAAATAGGTATGAGTAAAAATCAAGAAATCAAGAAATTAAAAGAAAAGATCGAAGAACTGGAGTTCGTTAAAGACTTTCAGCAAGACATCATTGCTGATATGGAACTCATTACAGGAATGGATATGGCAAAAAAGTCGTTGCCCAAAACATTAGCAAAAGAGATAGAGCGAAAGAAGAAAGACCGTATAAAAGAAAATGGCTCTATGGATGTTTTGGGATCACTAAACAAGCCTTCTACAAACGACTTAAAGCCCAACAAAAACAACAAATAG
- a CDS encoding DDE-type integrase/transposase/recombinase, with protein MFQKVKITSPQLTLTTCKKYKNLVKDQVPRRPEQLWVSDITYIKTQNGHNYLALVTDAYSKQIMGYKLDNHMRTSLCKDALAMAIKNRNALTKNSFIIPIEASRL; from the coding sequence TTGTTCCAAAAAGTAAAAATTACATCACCACAACTAACTCTAACCACATGTAAAAAATATAAAAACCTTGTAAAAGACCAAGTTCCCAGAAGACCTGAACAACTCTGGGTAAGCGACATCACTTATATTAAAACGCAAAACGGACACAACTATCTCGCCTTGGTTACAGACGCCTATTCTAAACAAATTATGGGTTATAAACTCGACAACCATATGAGAACATCGCTTTGCAAAGATGCACTCGCTATGGCTATTAAAAACAGAAATGCCCTAACCAAGAACTCATTCATCATTCCGATAGAGGCTTCCAGATTGTAA
- a CDS encoding integrase core domain-containing protein — translation MSMTEQYDPYENAVAERINRTLKYEYGLKQTIKNTEIARDMTHQAVYIYNNLRTHFSLDLRKPAEVHLNPNIKYKSYRKNNLNLQEIKI, via the coding sequence ATGAGCATGACCGAACAATACGACCCTTATGAAAATGCTGTAGCTGAAAGAATTAACAGAACTCTTAAATATGAATATGGTTTAAAGCAAACCATCAAAAACACTGAAATAGCTAGAGATATGACTCATCAAGCTGTATATATTTATAATAACCTAAGAACGCATTTTAGTCTCGACCTTAGAAAACCAGCAGAGGTTCATTTAAATCCGAACATCAAATACAAGTCGTATAGAAAAAATAACTTAAATTTACAGGAAATTAAAATATGA
- a CDS encoding DUF6252 family protein gives MKTKLKTLSLILLCIFLISCSSDDDNSGGNNSVNQLPEATQIGANTAGALVDGQPITPKGGGINPNLIAFYQFVDGAYFFNVGILNSENNITKSIKVFANENIIEEDEVYTLNKDDNSVGYGGNYSILSNETDSFYFTNTDFTGELIITHLDEQNRIVSGTFWFDAVNEDGEVVEVREGRFDVTYSQ, from the coding sequence ATGAAAACAAAACTTAAAACCTTAAGCTTAATTTTACTCTGTATCTTTTTAATAAGTTGTAGTAGCGATGACGACAACTCAGGTGGTAATAACTCCGTAAACCAACTCCCTGAGGCTACACAGATAGGTGCTAACACCGCTGGTGCTTTGGTGGATGGACAGCCGATAACCCCAAAAGGTGGTGGCATTAACCCTAATTTAATTGCTTTTTACCAATTTGTAGATGGAGCGTATTTTTTTAATGTTGGTATATTAAATTCTGAAAATAATATAACTAAAAGTATTAAAGTCTTCGCAAATGAAAATATTATTGAAGAAGATGAAGTTTATACATTAAATAAAGATGACAACTCAGTCGGTTATGGTGGTAATTACTCTATTTTAAGTAATGAAACTGATAGTTTTTATTTTACAAACACTGACTTTACAGGAGAACTAATAATCACACACCTAGATGAACAAAACCGCATTGTTTCCGGCACATTTTGGTTTGATGCTGTCAACGAAGATGGCGAGGTTGTAGAAGTAAGAGAAGGTCGTTTTGATG